One Spiribacter halobius DNA segment encodes these proteins:
- a CDS encoding SpoVR family protein: protein MTESLEDTIPRLEALAADLGLRHHPVDFEIVPPTFMMEVAVYGLPVRMPHWSFGVRWIHQMIQHRMGHSKIFEVVFPGNPNRAYLVNTNSVEENTLVVAHVLGHADFSHNNMTFARSQEQVGYHIVEQAAAHAHRIQEVIDSVGTRRVEEVLDVALALEPHIDTDQPLERPPYGRRSRDRQASERDDDPFRARYGHLPGEEPTGTGARERPQPPRIPPYPERDLLWFIAQYAPEMEDWERDIFLAVRKESYYFQPVFNCQIMNEGWASYWHSRLLREADFLPQQTYVDCMKTHSDVVRPYAGDRQVALQVNPYHLGYQIWEKLVEAEGMEAARQLMEQEDDFAFVRNHLSAEMAEELGLFVYSARQNGEIRVTESNLHELHEAILRPKFHFGAPRVYADELKSDGTLILRHDHQGDGAGLEVERARQVLDYLDRIWRRPVKLYTTDERGREICLKPGLED from the coding sequence ATGACGGAATCCCTCGAAGACACCATCCCGCGCCTGGAGGCACTGGCCGCCGATCTCGGCCTGCGCCACCACCCGGTGGACTTCGAGATCGTGCCGCCGACCTTCATGATGGAGGTCGCGGTCTACGGCCTCCCGGTGCGCATGCCGCACTGGTCCTTCGGCGTGCGCTGGATCCACCAGATGATCCAGCATCGCATGGGCCACTCGAAGATCTTCGAGGTGGTCTTCCCCGGCAATCCGAACCGCGCCTACCTGGTGAACACCAACAGCGTCGAGGAGAACACGCTGGTGGTGGCTCACGTGCTTGGTCACGCGGACTTCTCCCACAACAACATGACCTTCGCCCGCAGCCAGGAGCAGGTGGGCTATCACATCGTCGAGCAGGCGGCGGCCCATGCCCATCGCATCCAGGAGGTGATCGACTCCGTTGGCACCCGGCGGGTGGAAGAGGTGCTCGACGTCGCGCTGGCGCTGGAGCCGCACATCGACACCGACCAGCCGCTGGAGCGGCCGCCCTACGGTCGCCGATCGCGGGATCGCCAGGCATCGGAGCGTGACGACGACCCGTTCCGCGCGCGCTACGGCCACCTCCCGGGCGAGGAGCCGACGGGAACCGGCGCCCGCGAGCGACCGCAGCCGCCACGCATCCCCCCCTACCCGGAGCGCGACCTGCTCTGGTTCATTGCCCAGTACGCGCCGGAGATGGAGGACTGGGAGCGGGACATCTTCCTCGCCGTGCGCAAGGAGTCCTACTACTTCCAGCCGGTGTTCAACTGCCAGATCATGAACGAGGGCTGGGCGAGCTACTGGCACTCGCGCCTGCTGCGTGAGGCGGACTTCCTGCCGCAGCAGACCTACGTCGACTGCATGAAGACCCACTCGGACGTGGTGCGCCCCTATGCCGGCGACCGCCAGGTGGCGCTGCAGGTCAACCCCTATCACCTCGGCTACCAGATCTGGGAGAAGCTGGTGGAGGCGGAGGGCATGGAGGCCGCGCGCCAGCTGATGGAGCAGGAGGACGACTTCGCCTTCGTGCGCAACCACCTCTCCGCCGAGATGGCGGAGGAGCTGGGGCTGTTCGTCTACAGCGCCCGCCAGAACGGCGAGATCCGCGTCACCGAGTCGAACCTGCACGAGCTGCACGAGGCCATCCTGCGGCCGAAGTTCCACTTCGGCGCGCCGCGGGTCTACGCCGACGAGCTCAAGTCCGACGGCACCCTGATCCTGCGCCACGACCACCAGGGCGACGGCGCGGGCCTCGAGGTGGAGCGCGCCCGCCAGGTGCTGGACTACCTGGACCGCATCTGGCGCCGCCCGGTCAAGCTCTACACCACCGACGAGCGCGGCCGCGAGATCTGCCTCAAGCCGGGCCTGGAGGACTGA
- a CDS encoding DMT family transporter, which yields MSAPTTNQPRAYLLALTAVLLWSTVASAFKLSLRHLTPIQLLAYATLVSLITLLVMLAIQGRLRGLIEGTAGDLRRSVMLGLLNPVLYYLILFEAYDRLPAQEAQPLNYTWAITLALLSIPLLRQRLSRWDLIGGLVAYAGVWVIATRGDVLGVEFADPMGVALALGSTVVWALYWIYNVRDGREPLVGLASSFAVALPVVLVICALTDGLAVGSPAGLLGAAYVGVFEMGVAFACWLGALKYSENTAKVGNLIFLSPFLSLVFIHFLVGEAILGSTYVGLVLIVAGLALQQLRRR from the coding sequence GTGTCCGCACCGACGACCAACCAGCCCCGCGCCTATCTCCTCGCTCTGACGGCGGTACTGCTGTGGTCTACCGTGGCCTCGGCCTTCAAGCTGTCGTTGCGGCACCTCACGCCGATCCAGCTGCTGGCCTACGCCACCCTGGTCTCGCTGATCACCCTGCTGGTGATGCTGGCCATCCAGGGGCGGCTGCGCGGGCTCATCGAAGGCACGGCGGGCGATCTCCGGCGGTCGGTGATGCTCGGGCTGCTGAACCCGGTGCTCTACTACCTGATCCTGTTCGAGGCCTATGACCGCCTGCCCGCCCAGGAGGCGCAGCCCCTCAACTACACCTGGGCCATCACCCTGGCGCTGCTCTCCATCCCGCTGCTGCGCCAGCGGCTGAGCCGCTGGGACCTCATCGGCGGGCTGGTGGCCTATGCCGGCGTCTGGGTGATCGCCACCCGGGGCGACGTGCTCGGCGTGGAGTTCGCGGATCCAATGGGCGTTGCCCTCGCCCTCGGCAGCACCGTGGTCTGGGCGCTGTACTGGATCTACAACGTCCGCGACGGCCGCGAGCCGCTGGTGGGGCTTGCCTCCAGCTTCGCCGTTGCGCTGCCTGTGGTCCTGGTGATCTGTGCGCTCACCGACGGCCTTGCCGTCGGCTCCCCGGCCGGGCTGCTGGGGGCGGCCTACGTCGGGGTATTCGAGATGGGGGTGGCCTTTGCCTGCTGGCTCGGCGCGCTGAAATACTCCGAGAACACGGCGAAGGTGGGCAACCTGATCTTTCTGTCGCCCTTCCTCTCGCTGGTTTTCATCCACTTTCTGGTGGGCGAGGCGATCCTCGGCTCCACCTACGTCGGGCTGGTGCTGATCGTCGCCGGGCTCGCCCTGCAGCAGCTACGCCGGCGCTGA
- a CDS encoding zinc transporter ZntB: protein MSDAPTAPLGGGLICAYRADRGGVLHACTPGDADPAGEGGLLWLHLDRKHPDSAHWLRGDAGLEPLVAEALLQEETRPRLARHGSGVLVILRGVNLNPGANPEDMVSIRMWLEPGRLISLRGPRLLAVEDVRAAIGEGRVPPRPGALLAALAAALILRMGPVLEALDEGMDSVEEALVAGEQRALRTRLLALRREAIILRRYLGPQRDVLARLAGGEVGELVDEPARLRLRESADRLTRYVEDLEALRDRAAVAQEELTTRLSDQMNRTMYVLSLVATLFLPLGLVTGLFGVNLAGMPGTQTEGAFAWLMIALGLMTAVQVAFFWLRRWL from the coding sequence ATGAGTGATGCGCCAACCGCGCCCCTGGGTGGGGGCCTGATCTGTGCCTACCGCGCCGACCGTGGCGGAGTACTGCACGCCTGTACACCGGGGGATGCCGATCCTGCCGGGGAAGGCGGCCTGCTCTGGCTGCATCTGGACCGCAAGCACCCCGACAGCGCCCACTGGCTGCGCGGGGATGCCGGGCTCGAGCCGCTGGTGGCCGAGGCGCTGCTGCAGGAGGAGACGCGGCCGCGGCTCGCCCGCCACGGCTCCGGTGTGCTGGTGATCCTGCGCGGCGTCAATCTCAACCCCGGTGCCAATCCGGAGGACATGGTCTCCATCCGCATGTGGCTGGAGCCGGGACGGCTGATCAGCCTGCGCGGGCCGCGGCTGCTGGCGGTGGAGGACGTGCGCGCCGCCATCGGCGAGGGCCGGGTCCCGCCCCGGCCCGGGGCGCTGCTCGCAGCCCTGGCGGCGGCGCTCATCCTGCGCATGGGCCCGGTGCTGGAGGCGCTGGACGAGGGCATGGACTCGGTGGAGGAGGCCCTCGTGGCGGGCGAGCAGCGGGCGCTGCGCACGCGGCTGCTCGCCCTCCGCCGCGAGGCGATCATTCTGCGACGCTACCTGGGGCCCCAGCGCGACGTGCTCGCCCGGCTCGCCGGCGGCGAGGTCGGGGAGCTGGTGGACGAGCCGGCGCGCCTGCGACTGCGCGAGAGCGCCGACCGGCTGACCCGCTACGTGGAGGATCTCGAGGCCCTGCGCGATCGCGCCGCCGTCGCCCAGGAGGAGCTGACCACCAGGCTCTCGGACCAGATGAACCGCACCATGTACGTGCTCTCGCTGGTGGCGACGCTGTTCCTGCCACTCGGCTTAGTCACCGGCCTGTTCGGCGTCAACCTGGCGGGCATGCCCGGTACGCAGACCGAGGGCGCCTTCGCCTGGCTGATGATTGCGCTCGGCCTGATGACTGCGGTGCAGGTGGCATTCTTCTGGCTTCGCCGGTGGCTCTGA
- a CDS encoding MarC family protein: MELVSAAVILFAIMDPLGNLPVFLSLLRDQPPARRRLITLRELGFAYVVLMVFLLGGQALLDLFALEQQSVRIAAGIVLFIIAVRMIFPPARGGVMGEAPEGEPFFVPLAVPLVAGPSTLATLVLLVRQSPDRLFTWWLAMTLAWLATLLILLAGNLFYRVLRERGLFALERLMGMILVAISVQMLLDGTEAFIEKVLA; this comes from the coding sequence ATGGAGCTCGTATCCGCGGCGGTGATTCTGTTCGCCATCATGGACCCGCTGGGGAACCTGCCGGTGTTCCTCAGCCTGCTGCGTGACCAGCCGCCGGCCCGGCGGCGGCTCATCACCCTGCGGGAGCTCGGTTTCGCCTACGTGGTGCTGATGGTGTTCCTGCTCGGCGGCCAGGCGCTGCTGGACCTGTTCGCGCTGGAGCAGCAGTCGGTGCGCATCGCCGCCGGTATCGTGCTGTTCATCATTGCCGTGCGCATGATCTTCCCGCCCGCCCGGGGCGGGGTGATGGGCGAGGCGCCGGAGGGGGAGCCGTTTTTCGTGCCGCTGGCGGTGCCGCTGGTGGCCGGACCCTCGACGCTGGCTACCCTGGTGCTGCTGGTGCGCCAGTCGCCGGACCGCCTGTTCACGTGGTGGCTCGCCATGACCCTCGCCTGGCTCGCGACGCTGCTGATCCTGCTTGCGGGCAACCTCTTCTACCGGGTGCTGCGCGAGCGCGGCCTGTTTGCCCTGGAGCGGCTGATGGGCATGATCCTCGTCGCGATCTCCGTGCAGATGCTGCTCGACGGCACGGAGGCATTCATCGAGAAGGTACTGGCATGA